Proteins encoded within one genomic window of Aquarana catesbeiana isolate 2022-GZ linkage group LG03, ASM4218655v1, whole genome shotgun sequence:
- the LOC141133760 gene encoding E3 ubiquitin/ISG15 ligase TRIM25-like: MASGDLRYELECSICLNIYTDPVMLKCGHNFCQVCIDRVLDTQEGSGGYSCPECREKFSDRPALHRNITLRNIVENFLSAQQDHEESGVFCTYCVDYPVPAVRSCLVCEVSLCDKHLRVHKKSPEHILCDPTLSMESRKCSIHKKILEYYCTEDDTCICVYCMIGEHKGHETESLNEASEKKKESLRNVLLHLLTKRQEMERRVQSLQEHRRKVEEKAAGNTERVTALFTDLRRRLEDLEKRVLRDIFRQAELVSISMLDFLQDLEIKKEELSRKIRHIEELCNMTDPLTVLQESDTGDLCDTEDGDNEDRERHEELLHDRGGLDVAGVLQKGLSDIITEVNVFYIQGAADILLDGNTAGNRLQISEDRKTVSRSDRNQNHPETPERFQYCAQVLSSQSFSSGRHYWEVDVGGSESWRVGLCYPSIDRGGYKSLIGNNNKSWGLDRGGNQYWVIHDSNKIPLPTNLSSNRVRIYLDYKAGRISFYDLCDPIRHLHTFTTTFTEPVHAGLYAWGGCIKICGGNQEM; this comes from the coding sequence atggcgtctggtgATCTGAGATATGAGCTGGAAtgttccatctgtctgaacatttatacagatcctgtaatgctgaaatgtggacacaacttctgccaggtctgtattgatcgtgtgctggatacacaggaggggtctggaggatattcctgtcctgaatgcagagagaagtttTCAGACCGtcctgcactgcacaggaacataacactacgtaacatagtggagaatttcctgtctgctcagcaaGATCatgaggagtccggggtcttctgtacttactgtgtggactatcctgtacctgctgttagatcctgtctggtctgtgaggtttctctgtgtgataaacacctgagagtccataaaaagtccccagaacacatcttatgtgaccccaccttgtccatggagagcaggaaatgctccatccataagaagatcctggagtattactgcactgaggatgatacCTGTATCTGTGTGTATTGTATGATTGGAGAACATAAAGGACATGAGACGGAGTCACTgaatgaggcttctgagaagaagaaggagtcactgaggaatgttctgctgCATCTTCTGACAAAGAGACAAGAGATGGAGagaagagtccagagtctgcaggaacacaggaggaaagtagaagaaaaagcagCTGGTAACacagagagagtcactgccctgtttacagatctcaggagacgtctggaagacttGGAGAAGAGAGTTCTGAGGGACATCTTCAGGCAGGCAGAGCTGGTCTCCATCTCCATGTTGGATTTCCtccaggatctggaaataaagaaggaggagctgtccagaaagatacgtcacattgaggagctgtgtaacatgacggatccattgactgtcttacaggaatcagacacaggtgacttgtgtgatactgaggatggagataatgaggacagagagagacatgaggaactcctccatgatagagggggtctggatgtggcgggggtcttacagaaaggtttatctgatataataacagaggtaaatgtattctatatacagggagctgcagacatattactggatggaaaCACAGCTGGAAATAGGCTACAGATATCAGaagacaggaaaactgtatccaggtcagatAGAAACCAGAAtcacccagaaacaccagagagatttcagtattgtgctcaggtgttgagcagtcagagtttctcctcagggagacattactgggaagtggatgttggGGGGTCAGAGAGCTGGAGAGTCGGGCtatgttaccccagtatagacaggggTGGATATAAGTCACTAATTGGAAATAATAACAAGTCCTGGGGTTTGGACAGGGGAGGTAATCAGTACTGGGTGATACATGACAGTAATAAGATCCCCTTACCCACCaatctctccagtaacagagtcaggatatatctaGATTATAAGGCCGGGCGGATCTcattttatgatctgtgtgacccgatccgacacctccacaccttcaccaccaccttcactgagccagTCCATGCTGGGTTATATGCATGgggaggttgtataaagatatgtggggggaatcAGGAGATGTGA